A DNA window from Chlamydia felis Fe/C-56 contains the following coding sequences:
- the dnaG gene encoding DNA primase, with protein MYTEESLDNLRHNIDIVEVLSEHLHLKRSGATYKACCPFHVEKTPSFIVNPTCAYYHCFGCGAHGDAISFLMNHLGYSFSEAVLTLSKKFHVDLVVEVKDTQTSFPIGAKDELRQINHEAENLFRFCLYQLAEGREALQYLYRRGFSPDTIDRFHLGYAPEQTLFVQAMREKNISEKQLESAGFIGNKWFLFSRRIIFPVHDSLGHTIGFSSRKFLENTRGSKYVNTPETIIFKKSRALFGLHLSRRRIAKEKRVILVEGQADCLQMIDSGFNCTLAAQGTSFTEDHVKELSKLGVLKAYVLFDGDDAGIKAAIRVGDMCQTVGIAVMVCRLPQGEDPDSFLRHKGAGPLGELLDQSEDYLTFLISEKIRVYPNFSPREKALVIEETITQIKKWGNPIVVYEHLKQLASLMMIPESMVFSLAKLESGITPATVLATSKAKLPKIHPDVIIETDVLRCMLFCKAHNTSLPYTAKNYFTPKDFKHPECRKLFSRLIEYYEKHQSNLPFDEALSLLEDKVIIELLIKRRMNTDCLETVFIQSLQKLADRQWKEQRHPLSAQSKNSQGHQLSILEDYVRLRKDRVIVSLLDPQDSQPCII; from the coding sequence ATGTATACAGAAGAAAGTTTAGATAATCTTAGGCACAACATTGATATTGTGGAAGTGCTTTCGGAACATCTTCATTTAAAAAGGAGTGGCGCTACCTATAAAGCGTGTTGCCCCTTCCATGTAGAGAAAACGCCCTCGTTTATTGTTAATCCGACATGTGCGTATTACCATTGTTTTGGTTGTGGAGCTCACGGTGATGCTATTAGTTTTTTGATGAATCATCTTGGGTATTCTTTTAGTGAAGCCGTTCTTACTTTATCAAAAAAATTTCACGTAGATCTTGTCGTCGAAGTTAAGGATACGCAGACCTCATTTCCTATAGGGGCGAAAGATGAGTTACGACAGATTAACCATGAAGCAGAAAACCTATTTCGTTTTTGTTTATACCAGCTTGCAGAGGGTAGGGAAGCCTTGCAGTATTTATATCGTCGGGGTTTTTCTCCAGATACAATAGATCGTTTTCATTTAGGCTACGCACCAGAGCAAACGTTATTTGTTCAGGCTATGCGTGAAAAAAATATTTCAGAAAAACAGCTAGAATCAGCAGGCTTTATCGGAAATAAGTGGTTTTTATTTTCTCGTAGAATCATTTTCCCCGTACACGATTCTCTAGGACATACTATAGGGTTTTCATCAAGAAAGTTTTTAGAGAATACTCGAGGGAGTAAGTATGTGAATACTCCAGAAACAATTATCTTTAAAAAATCTCGTGCTCTTTTCGGATTACATTTATCGCGAAGAAGAATTGCAAAGGAAAAACGTGTGATTCTAGTCGAGGGGCAGGCAGATTGCCTGCAGATGATAGATTCAGGATTTAATTGTACTCTTGCTGCTCAGGGAACTTCGTTTACCGAGGATCACGTAAAAGAATTAAGTAAATTAGGGGTTCTTAAGGCTTATGTCCTGTTTGATGGTGATGACGCTGGAATAAAGGCGGCTATTCGTGTTGGAGATATGTGCCAGACAGTGGGTATTGCTGTTATGGTTTGTCGTCTCCCCCAAGGGGAGGATCCCGATTCCTTCCTGAGACATAAGGGAGCAGGACCTCTTGGTGAACTTCTGGATCAAAGTGAGGATTACCTTACCTTCCTTATCAGTGAAAAAATTCGCGTCTATCCGAATTTTTCTCCGAGAGAAAAGGCTCTGGTAATCGAAGAAACCATTACACAAATTAAAAAATGGGGGAATCCCATTGTTGTGTACGAACATCTTAAGCAATTAGCTTCTTTGATGATGATTCCAGAAAGTATGGTATTTTCTTTAGCAAAATTAGAATCGGGGATCACACCAGCTACAGTCCTGGCAACGAGTAAAGCAAAGTTACCGAAAATTCATCCCGATGTGATTATTGAAACTGATGTTTTACGCTGTATGTTGTTTTGCAAAGCTCATAACACGAGCCTCCCCTACACAGCAAAAAATTATTTTACTCCTAAGGATTTCAAACATCCGGAATGCAGAAAGTTGTTTTCTCGTCTCATCGAATATTATGAAAAACATCAAAGTAATCTTCCTTTTGACGAAGCCTTATCCTTGTTAGAAGACAAGGTCATTATAGAACTGCTTATAAAACGGCGTATGAATACTGATTGTCTGGAGACTGTATTTATACAGTCTTTACAAAAGCTTGCGGATCGTCAATGGAAAGAGCAGCGCCATCCTCTTTCTGCGCAGTCAAAAAATTCTCAGGGGCACCAGCTCTCTATTCTCGAAGACTATGTTCGCTTGCGTAAAGACCGAGTCATTGTTTCCCTCCTAGATCCTCAAGACTCCCAACCCTGTATTATTTAG